TCGCGATCGGGTAGGCGTCGGGGGCATCCGGATCGGTGATCGAGACGCGGAAGTCGCTGGGCATCTTCGCCGCCGCTGCGGCGGCAGCGGCCGTGACGCTCTCGAGGGTCGGCGAGGCGAACGTGCCGGCCCGATTCTTGATGTCGGCGTAGGAGAGCTTGTTCTGGACCGCGTAGACCAGCTCGACGTACCCGATGGCATTCGGCGTCTGCTTCACGAGCCCCGTCACGCCCTCGTTCCCCTTCCCGCCGAGACCAACCGGCCAGGCGACCGACGTGCTGCGCCCGACGTTCTTCGACCACTCCGGGCTCACCTTGGAGAGATAGTCGACGAAGACGTAGGTCGTGCCGCTACCGTCGGAACGGTGAACGGGTACGATCGGCTGGGCAGGGAGCGCCACGCCCGGGTTCTCCTTGACGAGCGCGGGGTCGTTCCACATGGTGATCTTCCCGAGGAAGATGCCCGCGAGCGCTTCCGGCGTGAGACGGAGCTTGTCGACGCCGGCCACGTTGTAGGTGGCGACCACCGCGCCGAGGACCGTCGGAAAGTGCAGGATCGGGGTCTTCGCCTGCGCGAGCTGCTCGTCGGTCATGGGGCCGTCGGACGCCCCGAAGTCGACCGTCCCCTCGAGCACCTGGCGGATCCCGCCGCCGCTGCCGATCGACTGGTAGTTGATCTGGACGTCGGAGTTCTTCTTCCGATACTCGTCGAACCACTTGGAGTAGATGGGGTAGGGAAAGGTCGCGCCGGCACCGTTGATGAGCTTCGCGGCGCCTCCCAGGGAGGCCGTTAGGATCAGAATGGCGGCCGCGAGCAACGCGAGACGTCGTGTCAGCATACGTCCTCCTTCATTGCGCGCAGGCTACCAGACGGATTGTTACGACATGGTTACCCGGCAGTGAAGACCCTCCAGGCAAAGGGGGGAGTCTTGGGCCATTGTTACGAAAAGATAACAGATGGCGGAAATCCCAGTGAACCCGCCGTTGTGGGGCCGTGATGGCACTCGACTTTCGTCTCCGCGTTCGACAAGAGGGCGCCTCCACCACCGAACAGGGGGGACCTGATGCGACAACGTATAGCGCAAGGGTTGGCGGTGCTGGCGCTTCTGGGGATGTGTGTACCGGCGCGCGCGGCGATGACGACCGAGCAGCGCCTCGAGGCGCTTGAGCGCCTCATCCGCAGCCAGCAGGAGGAGATCCGCCAGCTGCGCAACGAGCTGAAGCAGCAGAAGGCGGTCGGCACGGCGACGCAGCAGCAGGCCGAGCGCGCCGAGGAGCAGGCGAAGACGGTCGAGAAGAAGCAGACCACGATGTCGAAGGTGCACGAACAGCTGAGCAAGTTCACGCCCTTCGGCGATTTCCGCCTGCGGTACGAGGGCTTCTTCGACCAGGCGACCAAAGAAGGCACGAAGACCACGGCGCGCAACCGCGTGCGTATCCGCTACCGGCTGGGCTTCACGTACAAGTACAGCGACGAGCTGTCGGCGACCATCCGCCTCGCCAGCGGCAACCCCGACGACCCGATCTCGACCAACGAGACCCTCACCGGCGACTTCACGCGCAAGCACGTGAATCTCGACTGGGCGTATATCACCGTGACGCCGGGCCAGACGTTCGGCTGGCGCCCCGGCATCTTCAGCATGACGGGCGGCAAGTTCCCGAACCCGATCTTCCGGGTGGGACAGATGGTGTTCGACGACGACCTGTCGCCGGAAGGCTTCAGCGAGACCCTGACGCTCCTCGACCACCCGTATGGCGGGCTCGATCAGGTGAGGATCTACGGCGAGCAGTGGACGTTCAACGAGGTCAGCAACGGGTCCGACGGTTGGATGTTCGGCGGACAGATCAATCCCGTGGGCCACGTGGGCGACGTCGTTCTGGAAGGCGGCATCGGCCAGTACTGGTGGAACAACGCCAACCTCATCGCCCAGGCCCTCAACACGAACTCGTCGCTCGTCAACACCAACCTGGTCTACAAGATGGCGGACGGCGACGTGGTCGCGTACCAGAGCGGCTACTACGAGACGAACGTCACGGCGGCAGCGACGATCCCCGAGGTCGCCGGCAAGCCACTGAAGCTCTACGTCGACTACGTGCACAACTGGCAGGCGGTCAACCACGACTCCAACGGCATCATGGGCGGCCTGCGCTTCGGTCAGACGAAGCAGGCCGGCGACTGGGATCTCTGGCTCTACTACGAGTACCTGCAGCAGGAAGCCGCGATCTCGGCCTTCACGTTCAGCGACTTCGGCAACGGCGGCACGAATGTCCAGGGCCCCGTCATCGCGCTCGACTACCAGCTCTTCGACCCCCTCACGCTGACGGCCACCAGCTACTTCACGTCGTTGATCGACCCGCCGCCGGATCTCGACAACCGCATGCAGGTGCGGGTGCAGCTGGACGCACAGATCAAGTTCTAGTACCCGACGACGCCATGCGCGTCGGGCTCGTCGGTACGGGCATCATGGGTGCGCCCATGGCGCGGAACCTCCTCCGCGCCGGGCACACCGTCACGGTGCACAACCGGAGCCCCGCGCGCGTGGCGCCGCTCGTCGAAGCGGGCGCGACGGTGGCGGCCTCGCCGCGCGAGGTCGCGGCGCGCGCCGACGCCGTCGTCACCTGCGTGCCCGACACGCCGGACGTCGAGGCTGTCGTCGCGGGACCGAATGGCATCCTCGATGCGGCGCAGCCCGGGCTCCTCGTCGTCGACATGAGCACGATCGCACCAGGCGCAGCGCGTGCGCTCGCCGAGCGTACCGCCGCGCTGCAGGTCGATTTCCTCGACGCTCCCGTGTCCGGCGGAGAGCAGGGTGCGATCAACGGGACGCTCTCGATCATGGTCGGCGGGCGGCGCGACGCGTTCGATCGCGCTGCGCCGATCTTCGCCGCCATCGGCAAGACGGCGACCTACATGGGCGCGTCCGGCCAGGGGCAGATGACGAAGCTCGTGAACCAGGTCGTCGGCGCGGCGACGCTCGCGGCCGTGGCCGAGGGCATCCAACTCGGCGCCCGGGCCGGTCTCGATCCGGCGGCGCTTATCGACGCGATCGGCGGCGGCGCGGCGTCGTCGTGGATGTGGACGAACCTCGGCCCGCGCATGCAGCGACGCGACTTCACGCCGGGATTCATGGTGAAGCTCCAGCAAAAGGATCTCCGGCTCGCGATCGCCGCCGCCGCCGAAGTGGGCGCGCCGCTCCCGCTCACTGCCCTCGTGCAGCGGCTTCTCGCCGCCGTCGAGGCGCGCGGCGACGGGGCCCTCGGCACGCAGGCGATCGTGAC
This DNA window, taken from Candidatus Eisenbacteria bacterium, encodes the following:
- the pstS gene encoding phosphate ABC transporter substrate-binding protein PstS, with product MLTRRLALLAAAILILTASLGGAAKLINGAGATFPYPIYSKWFDEYRKKNSDVQINYQSIGSGGGIRQVLEGTVDFGASDGPMTDEQLAQAKTPILHFPTVLGAVVATYNVAGVDKLRLTPEALAGIFLGKITMWNDPALVKENPGVALPAQPIVPVHRSDGSGTTYVFVDYLSKVSPEWSKNVGRSTSVAWPVGLGGKGNEGVTGLVKQTPNAIGYVELVYAVQNKLSYADIKNRAGTFASPTLESVTAAAAAAAAKMPSDFRVSITDPDAPDAYPIA
- a CDS encoding putative porin — encoded protein: MLALLGMCVPARAAMTTEQRLEALERLIRSQQEEIRQLRNELKQQKAVGTATQQQAERAEEQAKTVEKKQTTMSKVHEQLSKFTPFGDFRLRYEGFFDQATKEGTKTTARNRVRIRYRLGFTYKYSDELSATIRLASGNPDDPISTNETLTGDFTRKHVNLDWAYITVTPGQTFGWRPGIFSMTGGKFPNPIFRVGQMVFDDDLSPEGFSETLTLLDHPYGGLDQVRIYGEQWTFNEVSNGSDGWMFGGQINPVGHVGDVVLEGGIGQYWWNNANLIAQALNTNSSLVNTNLVYKMADGDVVAYQSGYYETNVTAAATIPEVAGKPLKLYVDYVHNWQAVNHDSNGIMGGLRFGQTKQAGDWDLWLYYEYLQQEAAISAFTFSDFGNGGTNVQGPVIALDYQLFDPLTLTATSYFTSLIDPPPDLDNRMQVRVQLDAQIKF
- a CDS encoding NAD(P)-dependent oxidoreductase, translated to MRVGLVGTGIMGAPMARNLLRAGHTVTVHNRSPARVAPLVEAGATVAASPREVAARADAVVTCVPDTPDVEAVVAGPNGILDAAQPGLLVVDMSTIAPGAARALAERTAALQVDFLDAPVSGGEQGAINGTLSIMVGGRRDAFDRAAPIFAAIGKTATYMGASGQGQMTKLVNQVVGAATLAAVAEGIQLGARAGLDPAALIDAIGGGAASSWMWTNLGPRMQRRDFTPGFMVKLQQKDLRLAIAAAAEVGAPLPLTALVQRLLAAVEARGDGALGTQAIVTAIEALARG